Proteins encoded together in one Bacillus sp. (in: firmicutes) window:
- a CDS encoding replication ATP-dependent helicase, translating to MNKKENILNAWITIEQLSEGSIDKKDKKLKTLPTKPNEWFNFFLEFLNEQLQKSSEKDFEKSGIVLYFNIFNFQEIIDILRKKYNILATDEETSNSDKFTFCLYFDKELNFIAEKFFLTMSGYVRANGELPKKFMEIENKFREDLSRRFDDEGFNTTISELFQKYNATFENFRYGFVKNLEYDDANLHSFFIDDLQKAKNIKTENLSRYFNGYSGERFNFDSKKDSSNFNPDIFKEILQPKNYPLGRFPSNPEYALSLMQQTAVNLALKEDNNICGVNGPPGTGKTTLLKDIFADLVVQQALAICQLSDKSIQGSLVYWENAKLGVLPHLISDKNIVVASSNNGAVQNIVMELPKQKDIGIEFQDLLAEADYFRDISNSKLDVDYSNKRELKSELMEKGNWGVFSLEGGASSNVNKLLLTIEFIEQYLENDYQPNSNIYEEFIQLYNELRVERDRIQKYSEEIRPLLDLKNQYKKQSWDFKQEESEKRTELLSLETEITNEIERLKEQNNRIQNDLLDVSVKMERLDNEQAQAERNFDVIKEQKPGLLLLQKIFNRSKVNQYIDKLNNANDTLNRITEQKRECLNNKDTLHDAMKGNAIKIDANKEQIKKANNAFNRWLSAQQKVLQDIERNIVSLEKTKSQSNIKELDFSQSYEELQKSNPWFNKNFRILQSKLFISALKVRKQFLFENKKHLRAARNIWSRQLDYNSKDNGYQLILESWQWLNFTIPVVSTTFASFGRMFKNLNENSISHLFIDEAGQALPQASVGAIFRSKKVTVVGDPSQIKPVLTLDSNILNLIGRNYNVDEKYVSANASTQTIVDNTSQYGFRKNENEWIGIPLWVHRRSNYPMFTISNKISYDGLMVQGKEEEEAYGKSKWYDLTGKANDKFVKEQAELLKNLINGRLQENPELKDEIYVISPFRNVAFKLAKFLDDIRFTKREKGKPTNVGTVHTFQGKETKIVYFVLGADTDSKGAAKWAVTEPNMMNVASTRAKEEFYVIGDKKLYASLGSKVANTTISIIDEYNKPENE from the coding sequence ATGAATAAAAAAGAAAATATTTTAAATGCTTGGATCACGATAGAGCAATTGTCCGAAGGTTCTATAGATAAAAAGGATAAAAAGTTAAAAACATTGCCTACAAAGCCAAATGAGTGGTTTAATTTTTTTTTAGAGTTTCTAAATGAGCAACTACAAAAAAGTTCAGAGAAGGATTTTGAGAAATCGGGAATAGTGTTGTATTTTAACATTTTTAACTTCCAAGAAATAATTGATATTCTAAGGAAAAAATATAATATTCTGGCAACTGACGAAGAGACAAGCAATTCTGATAAATTTACATTTTGTTTGTATTTTGATAAAGAATTAAATTTTATTGCAGAAAAATTTTTCCTTACGATGAGTGGATATGTTCGGGCTAACGGTGAACTTCCAAAGAAATTTATGGAAATAGAAAACAAATTTCGTGAAGACCTGAGTAGAAGATTTGATGATGAAGGTTTTAATACAACAATTTCAGAACTTTTCCAAAAATATAACGCTACTTTCGAAAATTTTCGTTATGGATTTGTTAAAAACTTAGAGTATGATGATGCGAATTTACATTCATTTTTTATTGATGATTTACAAAAAGCAAAGAACATAAAAACAGAGAATTTGAGTCGTTATTTTAATGGTTATTCAGGTGAAAGATTTAACTTTGATAGTAAAAAAGATTCATCGAATTTTAACCCGGACATTTTCAAGGAAATTTTACAGCCAAAAAATTATCCGTTAGGACGTTTTCCGAGTAATCCCGAATATGCACTTTCGCTTATGCAACAAACCGCGGTTAACTTAGCTTTGAAAGAAGATAACAACATTTGTGGCGTGAATGGTCCACCTGGAACAGGAAAGACGACTCTGTTGAAGGATATTTTTGCTGATTTAGTTGTTCAACAAGCATTAGCTATATGTCAACTATCAGATAAAAGTATCCAGGGTAGTTTAGTTTATTGGGAAAATGCCAAACTAGGAGTTTTACCACATTTAATTTCAGACAAGAATATCGTTGTTGCAAGTTCTAATAATGGAGCAGTTCAAAATATTGTAATGGAATTGCCAAAACAAAAAGATATCGGTATCGAATTTCAGGATTTATTAGCAGAAGCAGATTACTTTAGGGATATATCAAATTCGAAATTAGATGTTGATTATTCTAATAAACGAGAGCTAAAAAGTGAATTGATGGAAAAAGGAAACTGGGGAGTTTTTTCGTTAGAAGGTGGCGCGTCCAGTAACGTTAACAAACTACTTTTAACAATAGAGTTTATTGAACAATATCTTGAAAATGATTATCAACCTAATTCAAATATTTATGAAGAATTTATACAATTGTATAATGAATTAAGAGTTGAAAGAGATAGAATCCAAAAATATAGTGAAGAAATTAGGCCACTTTTAGATTTGAAAAATCAATATAAAAAGCAAAGTTGGGATTTTAAACAAGAGGAAAGTGAGAAACGAACAGAATTATTATCATTGGAAACAGAAATAACGAATGAAATAGAGAGGTTGAAGGAGCAAAATAATAGAATACAAAATGATTTGTTGGATGTTTCCGTTAAAATGGAAAGATTAGATAATGAACAAGCTCAGGCAGAAAGGAATTTTGATGTTATTAAGGAACAAAAACCGGGTTTATTATTGCTTCAAAAGATTTTTAATCGGTCTAAAGTTAATCAATATATCGACAAGCTAAACAATGCAAATGACACCTTGAATCGTATTACTGAACAAAAAAGGGAATGCTTAAATAATAAAGATACTTTACATGATGCAATGAAAGGAAATGCTATCAAAATAGATGCTAATAAAGAACAAATTAAAAAGGCTAATAATGCCTTTAATAGATGGTTGTCAGCACAACAAAAAGTATTACAAGATATAGAGCGAAATATAGTGTCATTGGAGAAAACAAAATCTCAAAGCAATATTAAAGAACTAGATTTTTCACAATCGTATGAAGAGCTTCAAAAGTCTAATCCTTGGTTTAATAAAAACTTTCGTATCTTGCAATCTAAGCTTTTTATATCAGCACTAAAAGTCAGAAAGCAATTTTTATTTGAAAATAAAAAACATTTAAGAGCCGCTAGAAATATTTGGAGTCGACAGTTGGATTACAATTCAAAAGATAATGGTTATCAATTAATATTAGAATCTTGGCAATGGCTGAACTTTACTATCCCTGTTGTAAGTACAACTTTTGCTAGTTTTGGTAGAATGTTTAAAAATCTTAATGAAAATTCAATTAGTCATTTATTCATAGATGAAGCTGGTCAAGCGCTACCACAGGCAAGTGTAGGTGCGATTTTTAGAAGTAAAAAAGTAACAGTGGTTGGAGATCCTTCACAAATTAAACCAGTATTGACGTTAGATTCAAATATTTTGAATTTAATCGGGAGAAATTATAATGTTGATGAAAAGTATGTTTCAGCTAATGCATCAACTCAAACAATTGTGGATAATACGAGTCAATATGGATTCCGAAAGAATGAGAATGAGTGGATAGGCATTCCACTTTGGGTACATAGGCGTTCGAACTATCCAATGTTTACAATTTCAAATAAAATATCATATGATGGATTGATGGTACAAGGCAAGGAAGAAGAAGAGGCATATGGAAAATCGAAATGGTATGACTTAACAGGAAAAGCGAATGATAAATTTGTGAAGGAGCAAGCCGAATTACTTAAAAATTTAATAAATGGACGTTTGCAAGAAAATCCAGAACTAAAGGATGAAATTTATGTTATCTCCCCATTTAGAAATGTAGCGTTCAAGCTTGCCAAATTTTTGGACGATATTAGATTTACAAAACGAGAAAAAGGAAAACCAACAAATGTAGGTACTGTTCATACTTTTCAAGGTAAAGAGACAAAGATTGTTTATTTTGTACTCGGTGCAGATACCGATAGTAAAGGTGCTGCAAAATGGGCAGTTACCGAGCCTAATATGATGAATGTTGCTTCTACAAGGGCTAAAGAAGAATTTTATGTCATTGGAGATAAGAAGTTGTATGCTTCACTTGGTAGTAAAGTGGCAAATACAACGATTTCAATCATTGACGAATATAATAAACCAGAAAACGAATAG